A region from the Leptospirillum ferriphilum genome encodes:
- a CDS encoding cbb3-type cytochrome c oxidase subunit I, whose product MGREMAIKDYTMKFYYACLLYAIIGFSWGSIMGGVEQFRTFVQAGAGGPSDLIVLGHTHINLLGWVEMAIFGTIYYVVPRLYQCPLYSYRLMRIHFWTHNIGLVGMVLAFSIAGYKGGMILLHGNVANIKPVETPYMEMVGMFGMLVLFANFVFAYNIYNTVQVAKGRKQIPASERENDKVPVFEAAM is encoded by the coding sequence ATGGGAAGAGAGATGGCAATTAAGGACTACACCATGAAATTCTATTATGCGTGTCTTCTGTACGCCATTATCGGATTTTCCTGGGGATCGATCATGGGAGGCGTCGAACAGTTCCGGACTTTTGTGCAGGCTGGGGCAGGAGGACCTTCGGATTTGATCGTGCTTGGACATACGCATATCAACTTACTGGGATGGGTCGAAATGGCAATTTTCGGGACGATCTACTACGTTGTTCCCCGTTTATACCAATGCCCTCTCTATAGTTACCGGCTGATGAGGATCCATTTCTGGACGCACAATATCGGCCTTGTCGGGATGGTTCTTGCGTTCAGCATTGCCGGGTACAAGGGCGGCATGATTCTGCTCCATGGAAATGTGGCGAATATAAAACCTGTTGAGACACCGTATATGGAAATGGTGGGAATGTTCGGTATGCTGGTATTGTTTGCGAATTTTGTCTTTGCATACAATATTTACAATACAGTCCAGGTCGCCAAGGGAAGAAAACAGATCCCTGCCAGCGAACGGGAAAATGACAAGGTTCCAGTCTTTGAAGCGGCGATGTGA
- a CDS encoding formylglycine-generating enzyme family protein, whose protein sequence is MSNVEKKSPVHEQETPISDDDLSLAEMTPWALPWKAISITVVALVLIAGAIQIVGLASNRINRLSKESVRTHGKEPGNFRPMGGVVPRLSSSLPVVKDANGGMNASLMPTKQIAVQTKAGMSVPKGFIYIPPGPFLMGGDDPFANFDEKPVHKVFLPGYFIRKTLVTNKDYKKFIDSQNYIAPPGWKNRNYPPSKGDHPVTFVSYYNAVDYSKWEGSRLCSEEEWEKAARGTDGRMWPWGNQWDPRRANANYTVGDTTPVKRYSAGISPYGLYDMAGNVFEWTSSDYAPYPGNTANKARYFAYKVDATGTLNRVRGKVYKVLRGGSWKSDQYSARTTARNPTWPDYASDFFGFRTCKDAPSQ, encoded by the coding sequence ATGAGTAATGTGGAGAAAAAAAGCCCGGTTCATGAACAGGAGACCCCGATATCGGATGATGATCTCTCTCTGGCGGAAATGACTCCCTGGGCCCTTCCCTGGAAAGCCATATCGATAACGGTTGTTGCACTGGTTCTTATCGCAGGTGCCATTCAGATCGTCGGTCTGGCTTCCAACAGAATCAACAGACTCTCGAAGGAAAGTGTCCGTACACATGGGAAAGAGCCAGGCAATTTTCGGCCCATGGGCGGGGTGGTTCCGCGGCTGTCTTCCAGTCTTCCCGTTGTGAAGGATGCAAACGGCGGAATGAATGCGAGCCTGATGCCCACAAAACAAATCGCTGTTCAGACAAAAGCGGGAATGTCCGTACCGAAAGGGTTCATTTACATTCCGCCGGGGCCTTTCCTGATGGGTGGGGACGATCCTTTTGCGAACTTTGACGAAAAACCCGTCCATAAGGTTTTTCTGCCGGGATATTTTATTCGGAAAACCCTGGTCACGAACAAGGATTACAAGAAATTCATTGACAGCCAGAACTATATTGCTCCACCGGGGTGGAAGAACAGAAATTATCCTCCTTCAAAAGGAGATCATCCGGTCACTTTTGTCAGTTATTACAATGCTGTCGACTACAGCAAGTGGGAAGGAAGCCGGCTCTGTTCGGAAGAAGAATGGGAAAAAGCCGCAAGGGGGACCGACGGCAGAATGTGGCCCTGGGGAAACCAGTGGGACCCCCGGCGTGCCAATGCCAATTACACGGTCGGAGATACAACCCCGGTCAAACGGTATAGTGCGGGTATCAGTCCCTACGGATTGTACGATATGGCTGGCAATGTCTTCGAATGGACCAGTTCGGATTATGCGCCTTATCCCGGAAATACAGCCAACAAAGCCCGTTATTTTGCGTATAAAGTAGACGCAACCGGGACTCTCAACCGCGTCCGGGGGAAGGTTTATAAAGTTCTTCGGGGAGGTTCATGGAAGAGCGATCAGTATAGTGCCCGGACAACAGCCAGGAATCCGACCTGGCCAGATTATGCGTCGGATTTTTTCGGGTTCCGGACCTGTAAGGATGCTCCGAGTCAGTAA
- a CDS encoding cbb3-type cytochrome c oxidase subunit I: MTIEESDKLGLKFILFGVFCLFVGTLQGFLQSTPRLRHWVHSTGQAGHLVDPLAHAHINLIGGVVSIIMAMVYYLLPRMLRKGFWSGLLGQANFILMVAGVAGFYLVLLVFGILEGNRMLDEGVVYPIARSHYQPYHRIGFVFSALLMGLAHWTFILNVFVTYFRKENESLVHSVNPLKEGTKAQ; the protein is encoded by the coding sequence ATGACGATAGAAGAAAGTGACAAGCTGGGGCTCAAATTTATTCTCTTTGGGGTCTTTTGCCTTTTTGTCGGAACGCTGCAGGGATTTCTTCAGTCGACACCAAGATTACGACACTGGGTCCATTCTACCGGGCAGGCGGGCCATCTGGTCGATCCACTGGCTCATGCCCACATCAATCTGATCGGAGGGGTCGTATCGATCATCATGGCGATGGTGTATTACCTCCTGCCCCGGATGTTGAGGAAGGGTTTTTGGTCCGGACTTCTTGGACAAGCGAACTTTATTCTGATGGTGGCCGGTGTGGCAGGTTTTTATCTGGTTCTTCTTGTTTTCGGCATTCTGGAAGGAAACCGAATGCTGGATGAAGGTGTCGTCTATCCGATCGCGCGTTCCCATTATCAGCCGTATCACCGGATAGGCTTCGTTTTTTCTGCTTTGTTAATGGGGTTGGCGCACTGGACATTTATTCTGAATGTCTTCGTGACATATTTCAGGAAGGAAAACGAATCCCTCGTCCACTCCGTTAACCCTCTGAAAGAAGGTACGAAAGCACAATGA